One window of Pelmatolapia mariae isolate MD_Pm_ZW linkage group LG18, Pm_UMD_F_2, whole genome shotgun sequence genomic DNA carries:
- the LOC134617496 gene encoding myomegalin-like isoform X6, with protein MFDLKMKEVCRICGRELCGNQRKWIFHPAAKLNLHVLLSYAVGQELTRDGRGEFACSKCTFMLDRMYRFDTVIARVEALSIERLQRLLQEKHRLRQCISGLYRKTNSDEGAVTLSGSDDGPGDGMVDISGLTHAKYCALLQEDLVYSLYESWADDSLDCQHHHHPQCPAAKGSEVTVEGSQRCTPSTPRRCRGCSYWRVADSDYEAVCKVPRKLARSISCGPSTRYSASVVGGSVTGGGAGGEGERKNVEDSEDVPSSQTLVPGSQDPSRTSDSDRTLAGRASSSPSIASLEAAEEYIQPGAITDGSLSSPVDAIEDQISDSLSEEHMGAPLGQASPRRTFSLALSLLQSCAVYRPVRSTKGSKLPVFLRRSSSNGGTRLSFTDPVMGMPYGSPNGERYNHTPTPELDTPLIRVDTGLDQDLNLADMEKLFEDLYKEYPPPPPHQSLVEEQQSQLNQYECAAGQCVSELQKAQLQVQSLQAKIQESEANNMKLQEKLSEMECELRSLRQASQSQERTIQGLTESLSTKDSEAQELYQLIEGQNTTLCKLQEIAHHSQLAQSKAPAGVSESLALAQLQGELVGVQSSLFSLGLELEASQRSLRQSQRQADDLMRFKERLNSDLQEALQHREVTEKHNQDLRCALHKLRTELQAKEAALKESEAEKHALTQEKDRSVAQLKIALQDKEQQLQEYSEMAESTGSSKPNPRDALLEKLRERIKERDRALEQSIDDKFRCVEEREGQVRRLQLALREKERDLERLRCILSNNEETITSLDGLVRGKELELEQAAEAYRNLQWLKQQSDEKERNSLREKDTIITQLQAALQTRSQEAQDLTAVLVARVQAGPTEVVEELKARLALKEKLFQELLGDRSRQSKEHQAQIQDLLSTLSSKDQYLQDYSYRLSLVISERTGQLQELRKQLSEREQELHELRWDKERDTGGETEHLQSLLKEKEAFIKELMKAQEEAKQPFSKESEAEIKALKEDMQLVLKKEAEAQKEISALRSSLAHQQSEGDATKDSTDHKHVLEQLVSEYNKLNDALRAEKRLYQNLTHIHKSDSSSEKIQALHMELDSVQALRRQLEEVLSRTRNTALLLDRAAKRQPDFGELSTEEEEGDDEDGSSEEFTDSIEEDDDSVNARSLTSGQTSVKAQGPECVTRGLVRGAQSQRADVKQLDEARKTLEFELEEIKSQLERDGYTSVSQMRSALQKLQRENQALKENQVRAGVVGTNTEKSLSPEEEQEEEEEEEEEEEEEEEEEEEEEEEEEDTEEEDELETSPVPAGKRGPPCVSLSSEPGKRHCMRPCSLNLGTLTSHHLTHQPEAETAVAGDSSQVRALWRDKEDGLREQASRLHTDLTLSQQENRELQERLMVSEATVQAQAEQLKEYRDLLTETSVQQANKQVQVDLQDLGYETCGRSENEAEREDTSSPEFDDLEMCTSLSHPQDCEGGGWYAGSCSSNRGAYEMRDESASLQHLVQDLRSQLTRCHKVIRGLQLRVRSLSATSDYASSLERTPRKVNWALERSPAPSGVDEDEGWLSDTQGARPGSKPSRELQELMERVASLEAQLKTTRSEGKGQAEEGKCATWPGKYNSLIQAQARELSHLRQRMREGQGVCHILTQHLGDTTKAFEELLRANDIDYYMGQSFREQLAQSTALAQRVVTKISGRERVESHDDKTGHELLALRLSKELQQKDKIIESLHTKLQHRPETPSSCHALSETTDQSDRTSLVSDEYQTNEDLELCSDLDTREYQEEHRLRQPGLGLDPEGFPEPHDKALFTLSPNQHNQHGLSSYSQLSHHAFQPYQLGGIPTGHLMKSDSGLMSGGPLWDMENFVGSYSGSSPHQPGSSQTGVNLIEEHLQEVRCLRQRLEESIRTNERLRQQLEEKLATTGRDGGAPTNIYIQGLDTVTQLSNEIRVLKEENLGLQSRLQASTVSPMLSDTSEEVVQLREAVFTARARLKQSELEAEQWKEELRRLQAHSQEQGQQIHTLRQERQAGQEKTNRLQHEVSLLQQQLCESRELIHSLQSELHVYDRVCSSTKANKGYLCEVPVLPVELGELLGEVRSLRAQLQNSVQENSALKQLELHKQLEQKLGVGSPRTPSLSALTASPQRENFYRRQLLHDPAPSPPVRDIGLFNCGSPGPPYSDLDDSHSTANADPLDPHSELEGDAPDGSFANRHGRHAIGHVDDFSALQQQVLEGRSLVQRMEMTLQACLGPPMLDVNQKQSSELILDYGCVRSLLSNTKTLRQILEEAMSLLKMFWRAALPSTDPSIQNLKKEQCMQEEILSLKLRVSEQEEVLKGTIQRLRSTSRTKESMEHFIVSQLSRTRDVLKKARTNLELKSQEVLPESDLLIAVS; from the exons ATGTTTGATCTCAAGATGAAGGAGGTGTGTCGTATTTGTGGACGGGAGCTCTGTGGCAACCAGCGAAAATGGATCTTCCATCCTGCTGCCAAACTCAACCTGCACGTGCTGCTCTCTTATGCTGTGGGGCAGGAGCTGACCCGGGACGGCAGAGGAGAGTTTGCCTGCTCCAAGTGCACCTTCATGCTGGACCGCATGTACCGCTTCGACACAGTCATCGCTCGTGTGGAGGCACTGTCCATCGAGAGGTTGCAGCGGCTCCTGCAGGAGAAGCATCGACTGAGGCAGTGCATCAGCGGGCTCTATCGGAAAACCAATTCAGATGAAGGGGCTGTAACATTAAGTGGAAGTGATGACGGACCAGGGGATGGGATGGTGGATATTTCAGGGCTAACTCATGCAAAGTATTGCGCCCTGCTCCAGGAGGATTTAGTCTACTCTTTGTATGAGTCCTGGGCAGATGACAGCCTGGACTGCCAACATCACCACCATCCTCAATGTCCTGCTGCTAAAGGGTCAGAGGTTACAGTTGAAGGCTCACAACGGTGTACGCCCAGCACTCCCAGAAGGTGCCGGGGATGTTCTTATTGGCGGGTGGCAGACTCTGATTATGAAGCTGTCTGTAAGGTGCCCAGAAAGTTGGCCCGGAGTATTTCTTGTGGGCCATCAACCAGATATTCAGCCAGTGTGGTTGGGGGAAGTGTGACTGGAGGTGGTGCAGgtggagaaggagagaggaaaaatGTGGAAGATTCAGAAGACGTCCCCTCCTCTCAGACTCTAGTTCCTGGATCTCAGGACCCCTCGAGGACCTCAGATAGTGATCGCACTTTAGCTGGGCGAGCCAGCTCAAGCCCCTCTATAGCATCCCTGGAGGCAGCTGAGGAATATATTCAGCCTGGAGCCATAACAGATGGATCCCTGAGCTCCCCAGTGGATGCAATAGAAGACCAGATATCTGACTCCCTCTCTGAGGAGCACATGGGAGCTCCACTTGGCCAAGCCTCTCCTAGACGCACTTTCTCTCTAGCCCTCTCTTTGCTGCAAAGCTGTGCTGTCTACCGGCCAGTCCGGAGCACAAAAGGGAGCAAGCTCCCAGTCTTTCTCAGACGAAGCTCCAGCAACGGGGGCACAAGGTTGTCCTTTACCGATCCCGTTATGGGAATGCCTTATGGAAGCCCAAACGGAGAGAGATACAATCACACACCAACACCTGAGCTGGATACCCCTCTGATCAGAGTGGACACTGGGCTGGATCAGGATCTGAACCTGGCAGACATGGAGAAATTATTTGAAGATTTGTACAAAGAgtatcctcctcctcctccccaccAG AGTCTTGTTGAAGAGCAGCAGAGCCAGCTGAACCAGTATGAGTGTGCGGCCGGTCAGTGTGTCAGCGAGCTGCAGAAGGCCCAGCTCCAGGTCCAATCCCTGCAGGCCAAGATCCAAGAGAGCGAGGCCAACAACATG AAGCTGCAGGAGAAGCTGAGTGAGATGGAGTGCGAGCTACGTTCGCTTCGCCAGGCCTCTCAGAGTCAGGAAAGAACCATTCagggcctcacagagtctctcaGCACCAAAGACAGcgag GCCCAGGAGCTGTACCAGCTGATTGAAGGGCAGAACACCACACTTTGCAAGCTGCAGGAAATAGCCCATCACAGCCAGCTTGCTCAAAGCAAG GCTCCGGCAGGAGTTAGCGAGTCCTTGGCGCTTGCTCAGCTGCAGGGCGAGCTGGTCGGGGTGCAGAGCTCCCTGTTCTCTCTTGGGCTGGAGCTGGAGGCCAGCCAGAGGAGTCTGAGACAGAGCCAGAGGCAAGCCGATGACCTGATGAGGTTCAAGGAGAGACTAAACTCAGATCTACAGGAGGCACTGCAGCACAGAGAGGTCACCGAAAAACACAATCAG GACCTGCGCTGCGCCCTTCACAAACTTCGCACTGAGCTTCAGGCCAAAGAAGCAGCTTTAAAGGAGAGCGAAGCAGAGAAACACGCTCTGACGCAGGAGAAAGACCGGAGCGTCGCACAGCTCAAAATCGCTCTGCAGGACAAGGAGCAACAGTTGCAG GAGTACTCAGAGATGGCGGAATCAACGGGAAGCTCCAAACCAAATCCAAGAGACGCCCTGCTGGAGAAACTGAGGGAGCGCATTAAAGAAAGAGACAGAGCTCTGGAG CAATCCATCGATGACAAGTTCCGCTGTGTGGAGGAGCGTGAGGGCCAGGtgaggaggctgcagctggctcTGAGAGAGAAGGAGCGAGACCTGGAGAGACTCCGCTGCATTCTGTCCAACAACGAGGAGACCATCACG AGTCTTGACGGTTTGGTGCGGGGTAAAGAGCTGGAGCTGGAGCAGGCAGCAGAGGCCTACAGGAACCTCCAGTGGTTGAAGCAGCAGAGCGACGAGAAGGAGAGAAACTCcctgagagagaaagacaccATCATAACCCAGCTACAAGCAGCACTACAGACACGCAGCCAGGAGGCTCAG GATCTCACAGCTGTCCTCGTCGCCAGAGTTCAGGCCGGTCCCACTGAGGTTGTGGAGGAGCTGAAGGCTCGGTTGGCTCTGAAAGAGAAACTCTTCCAGGAGCTTTTGGGAGACCGCAGCCGGCAGTCTAAGGAACACCAAGCACAGATCCAGGATCTGCTCAGCACTCTCAGCTCCAAAGACCAGTATCTGCAG GACTACTCCTACAGGCTTTCCTTAGTGATCAGTGAGCGGACTGGCCAGCTACAGGAGCTTCGCAAGCAGCTGTCAGAAAGAGAGCAGGAGCTGCATGAACTGAGATGGGACAAGGAGAGAGACACGGGAGGAGAGACGGAGCATCTGCAGAGTCTCCTTAAAGAGAAGGAGGCTTTTATCAAG GAACTGATGAAGGCCCAGGAAGAGGCCAAGCAGCCGTTTTCCAAGGAGAGCGAGGCAGAGATCAAGGCTCTGAAGGAAGACATGCAGCTGGTGCTGAAAAAGGAGGCAGAGGCTCAG AAGGAGATCTCTGCTCTGCGTTCGTCTTTAGCTCACCAGCAGTCAGAAGGAGATGCCACAAAAGACAGCACTGATCACAAA CATGTGCTTGAGCAGCTGGTATCAGAGTACAACAAGCTGAATGACGCCCTGAGGGCAGAGAAGAGGTTATACCAAAATCTCACTCACATTCATAAGAGTGACAG cagctcagagAAGATCCAGGCCCTCCACATGGAGTTGGATTCAGTTCAGGCACTCCGCAGACAGCTGGAGGAGGTCCTCTCTCGGACCCGTAACACGGCCCTGCTACTGGACAGGGCAGCTAAAAGGCAGCCTGACTTTGGAG AGCTCAgcacagaggaggaagagggagacGATGAAGACGGCAGCAGTGAGGAGTTCACAGACAGCATAGAGGAGGATGACGATAGCGTGAATGCCAGAAGTTTGACCTCCGGTCAG ACTTCTGTTAAGGCTCAAGGACCTGAGTGTGTGACCCGAGGGCTGGTGAGGGGGGCACAATCCCAGAGAGCTGATGTAAAGCAGCTCGATGAAGCAAGGAAGACACTCGAGTTCGAGCTTGAAGAAATAAAGTCACAGCTGGAGAGGGATGGATACACCTCTGTATCTCAGATGAG GAGTGCCCTGCAGAAGCTGCAAAGGGAGAACCAGGCCCTAAAAGAAAACCAGGTACGAGCTGGAGTGGTGGggacaaacacagagaagaGTCTGAGCCCAGAAGAAgaacaggaagaagaagaggaggaggaagaagaagaagaggaggaggaggaagaagaagaagaagaggaggaggaggaagaggatacTGAGGAAGAAGATGAACTGGAAACATCTCCGGTGCCGGCGGGGAAGCGAGGTCCTCCATGTGTTAGTCTGAGCAGCGAGCCAGGGAAGAGGCACTGCATGAGGCCATGCTCTCTGAACCTGGGCACACTGACATCTCACCATCTCACACACCAACCTGAAGCG GAGACAGCGGTCGCTGGTGACAGCTCTCAGGTCAGAGCGCTCTGGCGAGATAAAGAGGATGGCCTCCGTGAACAGGCGTCTCGTCTGCACACTGATCTGACTCTGAGCCAGCAGGAGAACAGAGAGCTGCAAGAGAGGCTGATGGTGTCTGAGGCCACGGTCCAAGCTCAGGCCGAACAGCTGAAGGAGTACAGAGATCTGCTCA CTGAGACGTCTGTCCAGCAGGCCAACAAGCAGGTGCAGGTGGATCTTCAGGATCTGGGTTATGAAACTTGTGGCCGGAGTGAGAACGAAGCAGAGAGAGAAGACACCAGCAGCCCAG agTTTGACGACCTAGAGATGTGCACATCGCTGTCCCATCCTCAGGACTGTGAGGGTGGTGGCTGGTACGCTGGAAGCTGCAGCAGTAACAGAGGCGCTTATGAAATGAGGGATGAGTCGGCGTCTCTCCAGCATCTGGTCCAGGATCTGCGCTCACAGCTGACTCGCTGTCACAAAGTGATCCGTGGACTGCAGCTCCGTGTCCGGTCTTTGTCTGCGACCAGCGACTACGCCTCCAGCTTGGAGCGCACCCCCCGCAAG GTAAACTGGGCGCTTGAAAGATCACCAGCCCCGAGTGGTGTGGATGAGGATGAAGGTTGGTTATCTGATACCCAAGGGGCTCGTCCAGGGTCCAAGCCCAGCAGGGAGCTCCAAGAACTGATGGAACGAGTCGCGTCGCTGGAGGCTCAGTTGAAAACTACCAGATCGGAGGGCAAAGGCCAAGCAGAAGAAGGGAAATGTGCCACCTGGCCTGG GAAGTACAACTCTCTGATCCAGGCTCAAGCTCGTGAGCTGTCCCACCTGAGGCAGCGGATGAGAGAAGGGCAAGGAGTCTGTCACATCCTGACCCAACACCTGGGAGACACCACCAAG GCTTTTGAGGAGCTCCTGCGGGCCAATGATATTGACTACTACATGGGTCAGAGCTTCAGAGAGCAGCTGGCACAGAGCACCGCCCTTGCACAAAGAGTGGTCACCAAGATTAGCGGAC GAGAACGTGTAGAGAGCCATGACGACAAGACAGGCCACGAGTTGCTCGCCTTGCG GTTAAGTAAGGAGTTGCAGCAGAAAGATAAAATCATTGAATCACTCCACACGAAGCTGCAGCACCGTCCCGAGACCCCGTCCAGTTGCCACGCCCTCTCTGAGACTACGGACCAATCAGATAGGACCTCCTTGGTGTCCGATGAGTACCAAACCAATGAAGACTTGGAGCTGTGCTCTGATTTGGACACCAGGGAATATCAGGAGGAACACCGACTCCGGCAGCCAGGACTTGGATTAGATCCGGAAG GCTTCCCAGAGCCTCATGACAAGGCTCTGTTCACCCTTTCACCTAATCAACACAACCAGCATGGCCTGTCAAGCTACAGCCAGCTATCCCATCATGCCTTTCAACCCTACCAACTGGGGGGCATCCCTACAGGCCACTTAATGAAGTCTGACTCAGGTTTAATGTCAGGGGGGCCTTTGTGGGACATGGAAAACTTCGTCGGAAGTTATTCTGGATCATCTCCGCACCAACCAGGAAGCAGCCAAACAG GGGTAAATTTGATAGAGGAACACCTGCAGGAGGTGAGGTGTCTTCGCCAACGCCTGGAGGAGTCCATTAGGACCAATGAGAGGCTTCGTCAACAGCTTGAGGAAAAACTGGCCACCACTGGACGTGATGGAG gGGCTCCAACCAACATTTATATTCAGGGACTGGACACAGTCACTCAGCTGTCCAATGAGATCAGAGTCCTGAAGGAAGAAAACTTGGGTCTGCAGTCCCGCTTGCAGGCCAGCACAG TCTCTCCTATGCTCTCAGACACAAGTGAGGAGGTGGTGCAATTGAGGGAGGCGGTGTTTACAGCACGTGCTCGCCTGAAGCAATCAGAGCTGGAAGCTGAGCAGTGGAAGGAGGAACTCAGGCGCCTTCAGGCCCACAGTCAGGAGCAGGGACAGCAGATTCACACATTAAGGCAGGAGCGACAGGCGGGGCAGGAGAAAACCAACAG GCTCCAGCACGAGGTGTCACTACTCCAGCAGCAGCTATGTGAGAGCAGGGAACTGATCCACTCCCTGCAGAGCGAACTACACGTCTATGATCGAGTGTGTTCCAGCACAAAGGCCAACAAAG GCTACCTGTGCGAGGTACCAGTTCTACCAGTAGAGTTGGGGGAGTTGTTGGGAGAGGTGAGGAGCCTACGGGCTCAGTTGCAAAACAGTGTCCAGGAGAACAGCGCTCTCAAACAGCTGGAGCTCCACAAGCAACTGGAACAAAAGCTGGGCGTGGGCTCACCTCGGACTCCCTCGCTCTCTGCTCTCACTGCCAGCCCTCAGAGGGAAAACTTCTACAGACGTCAGCTGCTTCATG ACCCAGCTCCATCTCCACCAGTCAGGGACATTGGTCTCTTTAACTGTGGATCTCCTGGTCCTCCCTACTCAGACTTGGATGACAGCCATAGCACTGCCAATG CAGACCCTCTTGATCCACACTCTGAGCTGGAGGGGGATGCGCCCGATGGATCATTCGCGAACCGTCATGGTCGTCACGCCATTGGTCACGTGGATGACTTCAGTGCTTTGCAGCAGcaagtcctcgagggccggagCCTCGTCCAGCGCATGGAGATGACCCTGCAGGCCTGCCTCGGTCCACCAATGCTGGATGTAAACCAGAAACAGAGCAGCGAGCTG ATTCTGGATTACGGATGTGTTAGGAGTCTTCTGTCTAACACCAAGACTCTGAGGCAGATCTTGGAGGAGGCAATGTCTCTGCTGAAGATGTTCTGGAGAGCAGCTCTTCCCAGCACGGATCCCTCCATCCAGAACCTTaagaag GAGCAGTGCATGCAGGAGGAGATCTTGTCCTTGAAACTGCGTGTGTCTGAGCAGGAAGAAGTTCTTAAGGGGACAATACAAAGACTGAGGAGCACCAGCCGCACCAAGGAGAGCATGGAGCACTTCATAGTCAGCCAGC TATCAAGGACTCGTGATGTGCTGAAAAAAGCAAGGACAAATTTAGAG ctgaAGAGCCAGGAGGTGCTGCCAGAGAGCGACCTGCTGATCGCAGTTTCCTGA